In Fundidesulfovibrio magnetotacticus, a single genomic region encodes these proteins:
- a CDS encoding SLC13 family permease, whose protein sequence is MFDRMKQVGLILGPVLFLLILMLPLPQGMTQAAMNCAAVTALMATWWISEAIPIPATAMLPIVLFPFLQIMPSAKATAPYANHVIYLFMGGFFIAVCMERWNLHYRIAMK, encoded by the coding sequence ATGTTCGACAGAATGAAACAGGTCGGCTTGATTCTCGGTCCCGTCTTGTTCCTGCTGATCCTGATGCTTCCCCTGCCCCAGGGCATGACCCAGGCCGCCATGAACTGCGCCGCCGTCACGGCGCTCATGGCCACGTGGTGGATTTCCGAGGCCATTCCCATCCCGGCCACGGCCATGCTGCCCATCGTGCTCTTCCCATTCCTCCAGATCATGCCCAGCGCCAAGGCGACTGCGCCCTACGCCAACCACGTGATCTACCTCTTCATGGGCGGCTTCTTCATCGCCGTGTGCATGGAGCGCTGGAACCTGCACTACCGCATCGCCATGAAA